Proteins found in one Seonamhaeicola sp. S2-3 genomic segment:
- a CDS encoding OmpA family protein translates to MKKYIYTLASLLLVSGIALAQKGNLKRANKLFEMRAYTQAAETYETKARTQEVLQNLADSYYYNTSLEKAIETYRELFVKYGDSIDIEYHFRFAQALKGVKDYKEADKHLSKYYNKPVNTLEFIEANKKITPHNFELKQIENEGSRNDFGLSFYRDNKVVFASARNTENPSYSWNELPYLDLYTATLTNSNTLINVQPFSEAINTSSHESNAVFTKDGKTMYFNRTNSTRKKTDKERIAHIKIYKAELINGEWTNVTALPFTSNSYSTEHPALSNDEKTLYFASDMPGSYGSFDIYKVAINEDGTYGEPENLGKTINTKHREQFPFISELNVLYFSSIGHQGYGGLDVFRSKMVNGDFDKPVNLGSTINSNLDDFAYVIREKDNMGYVSSNRTGYDRIFSFSRQENLLAKYQVEGVVKDKNSNKLLPGALVEIIDQSNNIIKDTIVGENGYYVFKLEPNKLYKIRGTRQAYIDQELEFLTSKYGKSHKIDINLESLTNAEERIRQNDKGELQVQLDKIYFNYNASEITSEAAKTLDVLVDLMKKYPSIEVEIAAHTDARGSEQYNLNLSKQRAALVLEYLVNQGIDENRLKSVGYGETRPLNKCVKEGICDDEEYDINRRCEFTILK, encoded by the coding sequence ATGAAAAAATACATATACACACTTGCAAGCCTTTTATTAGTTAGTGGAATAGCATTAGCACAAAAAGGAAACCTAAAAAGAGCCAATAAGCTTTTTGAAATGAGAGCTTATACCCAAGCGGCCGAAACTTATGAAACTAAAGCGCGTACACAAGAAGTGTTACAAAATTTGGCAGATAGTTACTATTATAACACCAGCCTTGAAAAGGCTATTGAAACCTATAGAGAATTATTTGTTAAATACGGAGATTCTATTGACATAGAGTATCATTTTAGGTTTGCACAAGCATTAAAAGGGGTTAAAGATTATAAAGAAGCCGATAAACATTTAAGTAAATATTACAATAAACCAGTTAATACTTTAGAGTTTATTGAGGCTAATAAAAAAATAACACCTCATAATTTTGAACTAAAACAAATTGAAAATGAAGGCTCTAGAAATGATTTTGGGTTGTCGTTTTATAGAGATAATAAAGTAGTTTTTGCTTCGGCTAGAAATACAGAAAACCCTTCATATTCATGGAATGAATTACCCTATTTAGACTTGTACACTGCAACGCTTACAAATTCTAATACGTTAATTAATGTGCAGCCATTTTCTGAAGCCATTAATACCAGTTCTCATGAAAGTAATGCTGTTTTTACTAAAGATGGAAAAACCATGTATTTTAATAGAACTAACAGCACCCGTAAAAAAACTGATAAAGAGCGTATAGCCCACATTAAAATTTATAAAGCAGAATTAATTAATGGTGAATGGACAAATGTTACGGCTTTACCATTTACATCAAATAGTTATAGTACAGAACACCCGGCGTTAAGTAATGATGAAAAAACACTGTATTTTGCTAGCGATATGCCCGGAAGTTACGGAAGTTTCGATATTTACAAAGTAGCCATAAACGAAGATGGCACTTACGGAGAACCCGAAAATTTAGGCAAAACTATTAACACCAAACACCGTGAGCAATTCCCTTTTATAAGTGAACTTAATGTGCTTTATTTTTCATCTATAGGGCATCAAGGTTATGGTGGTTTAGATGTTTTTAGAAGCAAGATGGTTAACGGTGATTTTGATAAACCAGTAAATTTAGGAAGCACCATTAATAGCAACTTAGATGATTTTGCCTATGTAATTAGAGAAAAAGATAATATGGGTTATGTATCATCTAACCGTACAGGGTATGATAGAATTTTTAGTTTTTCAAGACAAGAAAATCTATTAGCAAAATATCAAGTTGAAGGTGTTGTAAAAGATAAAAACAGTAATAAACTTCTGCCAGGAGCATTGGTAGAAATTATTGATCAATCTAACAACATAATTAAAGATACCATTGTGGGAGAAAATGGTTATTATGTTTTTAAACTAGAGCCTAATAAATTATATAAAATTAGAGGAACTCGTCAAGCATATATAGATCAAGAATTAGAGTTTTTAACCAGTAAATACGGTAAATCTCATAAAATTGATATTAATTTAGAATCACTTACTAATGCCGAAGAACGTATTAGGCAAAACGATAAAGGTGAATTACAGGTTCAGCTAGATAAAATTTATTTTAACTACAATGCATCTGAAATAACAAGTGAGGCGGCCAAAACATTAGATGTTTTAGTAGATTTAATGAAGAAGTACCCATCTATAGAAGTAGAAATTGCTGCACATACAGATGCCCGTGGATCAGAACAATATAATTTAAACTTATCAAAACAAAGAGCTGCTTTGGTATTAGAGTATTTAGTTAATCAAGGTATTGATGAAAACAGATTAAAAAGTGTAGGCTATGGAGAAACAAGACCGCTAAATAAATGCGTAAAAGAAGGTATTTGTGATGATGAAGAATACGATATTAACAGACGTTGTGAGTTTACAATCTTAAAATAA
- the queG gene encoding tRNA epoxyqueuosine(34) reductase QueG, producing the protein MTLKAKHTQLIKTEAKRLGFLSCGISKAQFLEDEAPRLEKWLSQNMHGDMRYMENHFDKRLDPTKLVEGSKSVVSLLLNYYPSQEQTANSYKLSKYAYGTDYHFVIKDKLKSLLQFIQDEIGEVNGRAFVDSAPVLDKAWAAKSGLGWIGKHSNLLTQKVGSFYFIAELIIDLDLEYDAPVTNHCGTCTACIDACPTEAITEPYVVDGSKCISYFTIELKDNIPTEFKGKFDDWMFGCDVCQDVCPWNRFSKSHNEPLFNPHPELLSMTKQDWEDITEETFRKVFKKSAVKRTKYSGLKRNISFLKKN; encoded by the coding sequence ATGACATTAAAAGCTAAACATACCCAACTTATAAAAACCGAAGCAAAACGCCTCGGTTTTTTGTCTTGTGGTATTAGTAAAGCACAATTTTTAGAAGACGAAGCTCCAAGATTAGAAAAATGGTTAAGCCAAAACATGCATGGAGACATGCGTTATATGGAAAACCATTTTGATAAGCGTTTAGACCCAACTAAATTAGTTGAAGGTTCAAAAAGTGTAGTGTCTTTGTTGTTAAACTATTACCCAAGCCAAGAGCAAACAGCTAATAGTTACAAGCTTTCTAAATATGCTTACGGAACAGATTATCATTTTGTAATTAAAGATAAATTAAAATCACTTTTACAATTTATTCAAGATGAAATAGGAGAGGTAAACGGAAGGGCTTTTGTAGATTCTGCACCAGTTTTAGATAAAGCTTGGGCTGCAAAAAGTGGATTGGGTTGGATAGGGAAACATAGTAATTTATTAACTCAAAAAGTGGGCTCATTTTATTTTATAGCAGAACTTATAATAGATTTAGATTTAGAATATGACGCTCCAGTTACCAATCATTGCGGTACTTGTACTGCATGTATTGATGCCTGCCCAACAGAAGCCATAACAGAGCCTTATGTAGTAGATGGAAGTAAGTGTATTTCTTACTTTACAATAGAGTTAAAAGATAACATCCCAACAGAATTCAAAGGAAAATTTGATGATTGGATGTTTGGCTGTGATGTATGTCAAGACGTCTGTCCGTGGAACCGTTTTTCAAAGTCTCACAATGAACCACTTTTTAATCCACATCCAGAACTACTATCAATGACAAAGCAAGATTGGGAAGACATAACCGAAGAAACCTTTCGTAAAGTATTTAAAAAATCTGCAGTAAAACGAACCAAGTACTCTGGTTTAAAACGAAATATTAGTTTCTTAAAGAAAAATTAA
- a CDS encoding NADP-dependent malic enzyme encodes MREQNKRKEALIYHAKPTPGKIKVVPTKKYATQRDLSLAYSPGVAEPCLEIEKDKNNAYKYTSKGNLVAVISNGTAVLGLGNIGPEASKPVMEGKGLLFKIFADIDVFDIEIDTEDVDAFIETVKNIAPTFGGINLEDIKAPEAFEIERRLKEELDIPVMHDDQHGTAIISAAALINAIEITNRKIEDTKIVISGAGAAAISCSRLYQACGAKKENMVMLDSKGVIRKDRENLSSEKAEFATHRKIDTLDEAMEGADVFIGLSKADIVSPEMLLSMAKDPIVFAMANPNPEINYDLAVATRKDIIMATGRSDHPNQVNNVLGFPFIFRGALDVRASKINEEMKMAAVKALAKLAKEPVPEQVNVAYGETKLAFGKDYIIPKPFDPRLIAEVPPAVAKAAMDTGVAKSPITDWEDYQDVLRERLGSDNKMVRLLIDRAKQNPKRVVFAEADHLDVLKAAQIVHEEGIAKPILLGRKETIEGLMASIDFHDDIPIIDPKAEEENPRKDRYAKVYWENRKRRGVTYYAAQRLMRERNYFAAMMVNEGDADALISGYSRSYPTVVKPMLELIGMAPGVTRVATTNLMMTKRGPLFLSDTSINIDPSAKDLAKIAQMTSKVIKLFGLNPVLAMVSYSNFGSSENEKASKIREAVAYLHRHYPDLNVDGELQTDFALNDEMLREKFPFSKLVGKKVNSLIFPNLDAANITYKLLKELDGAESIGPIMMGMDKPVHILQLGASVDEIVNISAIAVIDAQEKEKLEKANAKKK; translated from the coding sequence ATGAGAGAGCAAAATAAACGTAAAGAAGCCCTTATATACCACGCAAAACCAACACCTGGTAAAATTAAAGTTGTACCTACAAAAAAATATGCTACACAAAGAGATTTATCTCTAGCATATTCTCCAGGCGTTGCAGAACCTTGTTTAGAGATTGAAAAGGATAAAAATAATGCTTATAAATATACTTCTAAAGGAAATTTAGTTGCAGTAATTTCAAACGGAACTGCTGTTTTAGGCTTAGGAAATATTGGTCCGGAAGCTTCAAAACCAGTTATGGAAGGTAAAGGTTTACTTTTTAAAATATTTGCTGATATTGATGTTTTTGATATTGAAATAGATACAGAAGATGTTGATGCATTTATTGAAACCGTTAAAAACATTGCGCCAACGTTTGGAGGTATTAATCTTGAAGACATAAAAGCTCCAGAAGCATTTGAAATAGAAAGACGCTTAAAAGAAGAACTGGATATTCCAGTAATGCATGATGACCAACACGGAACTGCAATCATTTCCGCAGCAGCGTTAATAAATGCTATTGAGATTACCAATAGAAAAATTGAAGACACTAAAATTGTAATTAGCGGAGCAGGAGCTGCAGCTATTTCATGTTCGCGCTTATATCAAGCCTGTGGAGCCAAAAAAGAAAACATGGTAATGCTTGATAGTAAGGGGGTTATTAGAAAAGATAGAGAGAATTTATCTTCAGAAAAAGCAGAATTTGCAACCCATAGAAAAATAGATACTTTAGATGAAGCTATGGAAGGCGCCGATGTATTTATTGGTTTGTCTAAAGCCGATATTGTATCTCCAGAAATGCTATTGTCTATGGCTAAAGACCCTATAGTGTTTGCAATGGCTAACCCAAACCCAGAAATTAATTATGATTTAGCAGTTGCTACCAGAAAAGATATCATTATGGCAACAGGTCGTAGTGACCATCCTAATCAGGTTAATAACGTTTTAGGATTTCCTTTTATATTTAGAGGTGCTTTAGATGTAAGAGCTTCAAAAATAAATGAAGAAATGAAAATGGCAGCGGTTAAGGCTTTAGCAAAATTAGCCAAAGAGCCAGTACCAGAACAGGTTAATGTTGCTTATGGAGAAACAAAACTAGCTTTTGGAAAAGACTACATTATACCAAAACCATTTGATCCACGTTTAATTGCCGAAGTTCCTCCTGCAGTAGCAAAAGCTGCTATGGATACTGGGGTTGCTAAATCGCCAATAACAGATTGGGAAGACTATCAAGATGTTTTAAGAGAACGTTTGGGATCAGATAATAAAATGGTAAGGCTGCTTATAGACCGAGCAAAACAAAATCCTAAACGAGTAGTGTTTGCAGAGGCCGACCATTTAGATGTTTTAAAAGCTGCCCAAATAGTACATGAGGAAGGGATAGCTAAACCTATTTTGTTAGGAAGAAAAGAAACCATTGAAGGTCTTATGGCATCAATTGATTTTCATGACGATATACCTATTATTGATCCTAAAGCAGAAGAAGAAAACCCAAGAAAAGATAGATACGCAAAAGTGTATTGGGAAAACCGTAAAAGAAGAGGGGTTACTTATTATGCAGCACAAAGGCTTATGAGAGAGCGTAACTACTTTGCTGCTATGATGGTTAATGAAGGTGATGCCGATGCTTTAATTTCGGGATATTCTCGTAGTTATCCTACGGTAGTAAAACCAATGTTAGAGTTAATTGGTATGGCGCCTGGGGTTACAAGAGTAGCAACCACTAACTTAATGATGACTAAAAGAGGGCCTCTTTTCTTAAGTGATACATCCATCAATATAGATCCTAGTGCAAAAGATTTAGCAAAAATCGCACAAATGACTTCAAAAGTAATAAAGTTGTTTGGTTTAAACCCAGTACTAGCTATGGTAAGTTATTCAAATTTTGGGTCTTCAGAAAATGAAAAAGCCTCTAAAATTAGAGAAGCTGTAGCTTATTTACACAGACATTATCCAGATTTAAATGTTGATGGAGAGTTACAAACAGATTTTGCGTTAAATGATGAGATGCTTAGAGAAAAATTTCCATTTTCAAAATTGGTGGGTAAAAAGGTAAATTCATTAATTTTTCCAAATCTAGATGCTGCAAATATTACATACAAGCTTTTAAAAGAATTAGATGGAGCAGAATCTATTGGGCCTATAATGATGGGTATGGATAAGCCTGTACATATTTTACAATTAGGAGCCAGTGTAGATGAAATTGTTAACATTAGTGCAATTGCGGTAATAGATGCGCAAGAAAAAGAAAAGTTAGAAAAGGCTAATGCTAAAAAGAAGTAA
- the ruvA gene encoding Holliday junction branch migration protein RuvA, whose translation MITHIQGKLTEKNPTHVVIDCNGVGYMINISLHTYSQIPDNESLKLYTHLQVREDAHTLYGFSSIAEREIFRLLISVSGVGASTARTMLSSLTPKQVREGIANNDVALIQSIKGIGAKTAQRVILDLKDKILKIYDIDEVSVSQGNTNKDEALSALEVLGFTKKQAERVVDKIVASQPEADVETIIKQALKNL comes from the coding sequence ATGATAACACATATTCAAGGAAAACTTACTGAAAAAAATCCAACACATGTTGTCATTGATTGCAATGGGGTAGGTTACATGATTAATATTTCTCTACATACTTACTCTCAAATCCCTGACAATGAAAGTTTAAAGCTTTATACACATCTTCAAGTAAGAGAAGATGCTCACACACTTTATGGGTTTTCATCAATTGCAGAAAGAGAGATTTTTAGGTTGTTAATATCAGTAAGTGGTGTAGGGGCAAGTACAGCTCGTACCATGTTGTCTTCCTTAACTCCAAAACAAGTTAGAGAAGGTATAGCTAATAATGATGTAGCTTTAATTCAGTCTATTAAAGGAATTGGGGCAAAAACGGCACAACGAGTAATATTAGATTTAAAAGATAAAATCTTAAAGATCTATGATATTGATGAAGTTTCGGTTTCACAAGGCAATACCAATAAAGATGAAGCGTTATCTGCTTTAGAAGTGCTTGGTTTTACCAAAAAGCAAGCAGAGCGTGTTGTAGATAAAATTGTTGCTTCGCAACCAGAAGCAGATGTAGAAACCATAATTAAACAGGCCTTAAAAAATTTATAA
- the ruvB gene encoding Holliday junction branch migration DNA helicase RuvB: MNENLDPTNENFSPEELDVEKKLRPLEFDDFTGQDQVLENLQIFVKAANLRGEALDHTLFHGPPGLGKTTLAHILANELEVGIKVTSGPVLDKPGDLAGLLTNLEERDVLFIDEIHRLSPIVEEYLYSAMEDYKIDIMIETGPNARTVQINLNPFTLVGATTRSGLLTSPMRARFGIQSRLEYYKTDLLTTIIQRSASILDVPISMEAAIEIAGRSRGTPRIANALLRRVRDFAQIKGNGTIDIKIAKFALEALNVDAHGLDDMDNKILSTIIDKFKGGPVGITTIATAVSESPETIEEVYEPFLIQQGFIMRTPRGREVTEQAYKHLGKAKGSTQGGLF, encoded by the coding sequence ATGAACGAAAACCTAGATCCAACAAACGAGAATTTTTCGCCAGAAGAATTAGATGTAGAAAAAAAGTTAAGACCCTTAGAATTTGATGATTTTACAGGTCAAGATCAAGTGTTGGAAAATTTGCAAATATTTGTAAAAGCTGCTAATTTAAGAGGAGAAGCTCTAGATCATACACTGTTTCATGGACCACCAGGGTTAGGAAAAACAACTTTAGCTCATATTTTGGCTAATGAATTGGAAGTTGGAATTAAAGTAACATCGGGTCCGGTTTTAGATAAACCAGGAGATTTGGCAGGCTTATTAACCAATTTAGAAGAGCGTGATGTTTTGTTTATAGATGAAATTCATCGGTTAAGTCCTATTGTAGAAGAGTATTTGTACTCAGCAATGGAAGACTATAAAATCGATATTATGATTGAAACAGGGCCAAATGCTAGAACTGTTCAAATTAACTTAAATCCATTTACTCTGGTTGGAGCCACTACACGCTCAGGTCTATTAACGTCACCCATGCGGGCGCGTTTTGGTATTCAAAGTAGGTTAGAGTATTATAAAACCGATTTACTAACCACTATAATACAGCGAAGTGCCAGCATTTTAGACGTGCCAATTTCAATGGAAGCTGCTATTGAAATTGCCGGACGAAGCAGAGGAACACCACGTATTGCCAACGCATTATTGCGTAGAGTGCGTGATTTTGCACAAATAAAAGGCAATGGTACTATTGATATTAAAATTGCAAAATTTGCTTTAGAAGCCTTAAATGTAGATGCGCATGGTTTAGATGATATGGATAACAAAATTCTATCAACCATCATAGATAAATTTAAAGGTGGTCCAGTAGGTATTACAACCATAGCCACAGCAGTAAGTGAAAGCCCAGAAACCATAGAAGAAGTTTATGAACCCTTTTTAATACAACAAGGTTTTATAATGAGAACCCCACGTGGGCGCGAAGTAACAGAACAAGCCTACAAACACTTAGGAAAGGCTAAAGGGTCAACACAAGGCGGATTGTTTTAA